One stretch of Podospora pseudoanserina strain CBS 124.78 chromosome 4, whole genome shotgun sequence DNA includes these proteins:
- a CDS encoding hypothetical protein (COG:S; EggNog:ENOG503P35K), with product MFSSFKEQTQCQTQHQSPTPRVNMSPPSSSTPGPPPLIPFEESDSAGNNTAVLVTAVVALALAILSVIARIHTRLYSRQGVGLDDYMFVGSTIGQSVRGGLLLWFYAVAAYGLWLADVPVEGQLGLSGHDLERITLYLKMFYVVAMLYLVVSGTAMLGILLMYRRIFQSDKAFNIQLMSLAHSSSDGG from the exons ATGTTTTCCTCTTTTAAAGAGCAAACGCAGTGCCAAACACAGCACCAATCACCGACGCCACGAGTCAACATgtcacctccctcgtcttctACCCCAGGTCCGCCCCCACTGATCCCATTTGAGGAATCTGACAGCGCGGGCAACAACACCGCAGTTCTCGTCACTGCTGTTGTAGCACTAGCACTCGCAATCCTTTCGGTCATCGCTCGTATTCACACCCGATTATACTCTAGACAGGGAGTTGGGCTAGATGATTACATGTTTGTTGGGTCCACGATCGGACAATCTGTCCGCGGTGGGCTTTTACTGTGGT TTTATGCCGTTGCTGCTTACGGATTATGGCTGGCCGATGTCCCCGTCGAAGGCCAGTTGGGGCTGTCAGGCCACGACCTCGAGCGAATCACACTCTACCTCAAAATGTTTTATGTCGTTGCAATGCTTTATCTTGTCGTCAGCGGTACCGCAATGCTGGGTATCTTGCTCATGTACCGCCGCATCTTTCAATCAGACAAGGCATTCAATATTCAGCTCATGTCGTTGGCGCACTCGTCTTCGGATGGGGGCTAG
- a CDS encoding hypothetical protein (COG:O; EggNog:ENOG503NZXC), producing the protein MLRLALLAGVGLAKGALGVNLIASHFSGGIYTLSLTTTGTSGTISVTSQTNGCGTTPGWIELYSDTRKLYCFDESWTGRGQHAEFNVQNDGRLSLASSLQVSGNSVHGILYGGPDGRSYIATAEYSPSTITTYKLPLQGSRVQQTEKFTLARRGPHQRQDVPHPHEVHLDPTGKFILVPDLGADLIRVFRIDTNSGRLTSCASHATGAGDGPRHVKFWKSESGKEKVFSLNELGNSVSAWDVNYTNDCISLTRTHSISTYAPGKKGGANTKAAEIRTFGNFLYASNRADQTFGNSQDSIAIYTIDPTTGAIAWLEAANSYSYYPRTFAFNKNGTLVAIGGQTSSNVAIVARDTATGKLGNLVANVQVGQKGRAGEEDGLSAVVWAE; encoded by the exons ATGCTTCGCCTCGCATTGTTGGCCGGTGTTGGCCTAGCCAAGGGGGCATTGGGTGTCAATCTCATTGCCTCTCACTTCAGCGGCGGCATCTATACCCTTTCCCTGACCACCACAGGTACCAGCGGTACCATCTCGGTGACATCTCAAACCAACGGATGCGGAACTACTCCCGGATGGATTGAGTTGTACTCCGACACTCGAAAGCTTTATTGCTTTGACGAATCGTGGACGGGTCGCGGCCAACATGCCGAGTTCAACGTTCAGAACGATGGACGGCTTTCCCTAGCCTCGTCTTTGCAGGTTTCAGGCAATTCCGTGCATGGGATTCTTTACGGCGGTCCCGATGGCAGGAGTTACATTGCCACGGCCGAATA TTCTCCCTCAACCATTACCACCTACAAGCTTCCCCTCCAGGGCAGCCGGGTACAACAGACGGAAAAATTCACCCTTGCTCGTCGTGGACCTCATCAAAGACAGGAtgtccctcatcctcacgaGGTTCATCTTGATCCTACCGGAAAGTTCATCCTTGTTCCTGACCTGGGTGCCGATTTGATCCGCGTGTTCCGCATTGACACCAACTCTGGCCGTCTCACTTCATGTGCTTCCCACGCAACCGGTGCCGGTGACGGACCTCGTCACGTAAAGTTCTGGAAGTCGGAGAGCGGCAAGGAAAAGGTTTTCTCCCTCAACGAGCTTGGCAACTCCGTTTCTGCCTGGGATGTCAACTACACCAACGACTGCATCTCGCTCACCAGGACTCACAGCATCTCCACCTACGCCCCCGGCAAGAAAGGTGGCGCCAACACCAAAGCGGCCGAGATTCGTACTTTTGGAAACTTTTTGTACGCTTCCAACAGAGCTGATCAGACATTTGGCAACTCTCAGGATTCCATCGCCATTTACACCATCGACCCCACCACTGGTGCCATTGCCTGGCTTGAGGCGGCCAACAGTTACTCGTACTATCCCCGTACATTTGCCTTCAACAAGAACGGCACCCTCGTCGCCATTGGTGGTCAAACCTCGAGCAACGTGGCTATTGTGGCAAGGGACACTGCAACTGGTAAGCTTGGGAACTTGGTGGCCAACGTCCAAGTGGGCCAAAAAGGCCGGGctggtgaagaggatggtTTGAGTGCTGTTGTCTGGGCCGAGTAA
- a CDS encoding hypothetical protein (EggNog:ENOG503PG2G), translated as MDLQNRPPVSQCLDSAIFTFDFSTTANSSTCRKLTTLTMPLPPILRLSPDTRRRVYLYLGLAPWKPAERYIINLHRGNVLMDESDDSTNPVQFHGLLLSCRVIYQETAVLLYSANSFVAYLEDDCDRLLALTTTAISSLTHLKIVVNQNSCHQQCTQCINSRVEDSSLYCYHQPTPEPCDEDASQAADQPPNGRLLTSSDTTTESLFENWRSAIEHLSASLVPGRLTLSVVCDVAHDDLKAGKLVVAPMALLPRLNDCHIRLSWRANAKLQQLARDAVEQARCIALPKSTAPSSSSPLLRLPRELRLRILAYTDLVTPIREVSWDGETYKADGSSNYLSWHRAGFDNGTLARCRSDHHYGCKFKSCWSRGSADRYIGCFCSVRHAAVSSTCRCWSPPTPLFLVCRSLCYESQHVFFSSNRFIVHDHVYTDTNSGTRMQSTWGLSTYPHARLTASKFLRDKVPDNSLGSIRFLELTFPAYSHEAWPDPDGPAIKEWIETIKHVNDKLNKPGLTLRIIMADAAHCAQETQRTMTDENGEVVKRAYTSLIDPLRCLGQDCTGEPLHRFYAHLPDPLAWTEASEALLAEDPCKYFHGINLKEQKLREEAERLVLGDERYEKQWGCAGVDVGHTGEGEGKDDYHDDGRSNEDNDYAINEASGTLLAKTLEEWEEDERKLKEPKGSYWLFFHHLLRSGAL; from the exons ATGGACTTGCAGAAC CGGCCACCGGTGTCTCAATGCTTGGATTCAGCTATTTTCACCTTCGACTTCtcaacaaccgccaactCGTCGACCTGTCGAAAGCTCACCACCCTAACTATGCCGCTACCTCCAATCCTGCGCCTCTCGCCTGACACCCGCCGCAGAGTTTACCTCTACTTGGGCCTTGCACCATGGAAGCCGGCCGAGAGATACATTATCAATCTACATAGAGGCAACGTGTTGATGGATGAATCCGATGACAGCACCAATCCTGTTCAGTTCCACGGACTTCTCCTCTCCTGTCGTGTCATCTACCAAGAAACAGCCGTCCTGCTGTACTCAGCCAACAGTTTTGTCGCCTACTTGGAGGATGACTGTGACCGTCTGCTGGCCCTGACAACAACTGCAATCTCTTCACTCACTCATCTCAAGATTGTTGTCAACCAAAATTCCTGCCACCAGCAATGCACCCAGTGCATCAACTCCCGGGTTGAGGATTCTAGTCTCTATTGCTACCACCAACCGACCCCCGAGCCTTGCGATGAGGATGCTTCACAGGCAGCAGACCAACCCCCGAATGGGCGCCTTTTGACCAGCTCAGATACAACAACCGAAAGCCTGTTTGAGAATTGGCGTTCAGCTATTGAGCATCTCTCTGCGAGTCTTGTGCCTGGTCGCCTCACATTATCCGTGGTTTGCGATGTCGCGCACGACGACCTCAAGGCTGGCAAGCTTGTTGTCGCCCCAATGGCTTTACTGCCACGACTTAATGACTGCCACATTAGGCTTAGTTGGAGGGCCAATGCAAAGCTTCAACAGCTTGCTCGCGACGCTGTTGAGCAGGCACGCTGCATTGCGTTGCCAAAGTCCActgccccttcttcttcctcgcctcttCTGCGTCTTCCACGTGAGCTGCGGTTGCGTATACTCGCATACACAGATCTTGTGACCCCAATTAGGGAGGTGTCATGGGATGGGGAAACTTACAAAGCTGATGGGTCTTCAAATTACCTGTCGTGGCATCGCGCGGGCTTTGACAATGGGACACTCGCTAGATGCCGAAGCGACCATCATTATGGGTGCAAATTCAAAAGCTGCTGGTCTCGAGGGTCAGCTGACCGCTACATTGGTTGTTTCTGTTCGGTTCGACACGCCGCCGTCTCATCAACATGCCGTTGTTGGTCACCACCGACGCCGCTCTTTCTTGTTTGTCGCAGTCTGTGTTACGAGTCTCAGCATGTGTTCTTTTCCTCGAATCGTTTCATAGTTCACGATCATGTCTACACTGATACAAACTCGGGAACTCGGATGCAATCCACTTGGGGGTTGAGCACATATCCCCATGCCCGCCTCACAGCCAGCAAGTTCCTTCGAGACAAGGTTCCCGATAACTCTCTTGGATCGATCCGCTTTCTTGAGCTCACTTTCCCGGCTTACAGCCACGAGGCGTGGCCTGATCCGGATGGGCCGGCAATTAAAGAATGGATCGAGACCATCAAACATGTCAACGATAAACTCAACAAACCTGGCCTTACACTTCGTATCATCATGGCAGATGCTGCACACTGCGCACAAGAGACACAACGCACCATGACGGATGAGAACGGAGAGGTGGTCAAGCGTGCGTACACGAGTCTCATCGATCCGCTAAGATGTTTGGGTCAGGACTGCACAGGCGAGCCCTTGCACAGATTTTACGCCCATCTGCCAGACCCATTGGCGTGGACTGAAGCGAGTGAAGCGTTGCTTGCTGAAGATCCATGTAAATACTTTCATGGGATCAACTTGAAAGAGCAAAAGCTACGTGAGGAGGCAGAGCGGTTGGTCTTGGGCGATGAGCGCTATGAGAAGCAGTGGGGCTGCGCCGGTGTAGACGTTGGGCAcactggagaaggagagggaaaggatGACTATCATGACGATGGCAGAAGCAACGAAGATAACGACTACGCGATTAACGAGGCATCTGGTACGTTGTTGGCCAAGACGTTGGAGGAatgggaggaagatgaaaGAAAGCTAAAGGAGCCAAAGGGAAGCTACTGGTTGTTCTttcaccatctccttcgATCAGGAGCTTTATAG